CTAAATATGTTtactaatgtgaaaaaatacatttgtccTTAATGTCATTAATTACAACTGTGTTACAGCAAGAGTCTGGAATTAGGCAATATCAAGGTAGAACGCTAATTTTTTTAGAGCCATGTATTATTATTGGGGCTCTCTGTCTTATAGTTTAAACATGGCTtttaaataaagaggaaaatgctCTTTTATCCTACAGACAATCTGTTGTTGTCTTCCTCATGTAGACTGGACTGATGTCAGCCCACTTTTTACAGCTTTTGTCCGAATATTGGTGGGTTTGGacatttatttacttgtttCCTTCACATTATTTAGTGTTCTTCATACTTTTTGAAACTTTGAATGTGCGAGGGATCAGGCAATGCAAATCACCAGTTCAAGCTGATGGGTGCAATGTCATGAACTACGCTCTTAATACTTTTTAAGGCCTTTTATTGgttaatgtgaatttaagactttttaaggaCCCTTAGCCACCCtgtaatttacatttacagaaatgcatACATACTGACAGCTactttttccagtctttgtttCCATGATCTCACCAAAAATAGATGTGAGGAGGGCACCAGTGCCAGAAGCCAGCATCTGCTGCACTGGAGAGATGGCAGCCACGCGGCCGCTGACAGCCCGCTCCCCCATCCTGCccacctgtcagtcaaaaacaataaatgaataaaatgccATACCACATCACACTGAGAACACAATGTTCTGTAACTAAACTTCACAGGGGTGTTTCCTGATCCCGTCCAACTCTTGTAGCCAGGTGTCTATGTCTCCTTGTTACATAAAACCATTAAGGAGTGTTGTTGTCCTGCAGAGTCAGGAACCTAAAACCTAGTTTGTGTCAGAGTGCTGATTGTGTAACTCCTGCCCCTGAGATGCTCCAAGTTAGTGTCTTAGCTAGTGTGTTATACAGAAAAACTAGaagtgacagagaaaaataactgCAACAATTATTTCTGTGTAACAAAGTGGGACCAGATGTCCTTCATCGATGTGGACTGGGTTAGCCTAGGCGGAGCTGTTATAAAGGGGTCTTTGAAACATTGTGATAGCTTATCTATGATGTGCCTGTCAGCAGACAGCCAGTGAGAGCCTCACCGTTCCTCACTGAGAGGGTGGGTGGCAGCAGATAAatcaacatttaacaacaaccatcaatggagacagaaaaagaagtgCCTTCAGGGGATTCCTGACTTTTAAATCACTCACAGCCGAGCTGTTCTGCCTTATCGCTCTTAAAGAAAATATGCATTGTGGAGGATTTTTGAAAAGGTAGCAGTCCTTCCCTGTTGTCCTACCTGTGGCTGTTTCCCCTGCCTGTCTATTCCTGGAGTTAATGACACTCTAGTGTGACAGTTAGAGCCACTAGCCTTCACAGTTTGTCTGGCCAATAAGCTGCTTTGTAAAACAAGTGTTTCCTCCACTGCATGTGTCCTAAAATGAGAAGATATTGGGGTGTTCCTGTCTCCTTCACCTTAGTTACACAAAGTTTCAAGCAGGCTCACCACGTCTCAGTCTTCATACTTTACACTCATTTAGACTCAAGACACtgaaaaagcagacagacacaataaCTACCTTAAACTTTTAAGTGGTTGACGTCTCactgatattatatatatatatatatatatatatatatatatatattactggTGTAAGCAGTCTTCTCTCCAGCATTAGCTAGCACAACTACCTACGTGTTCATGAAACAAACCCACTGCTTAGCTACTTGCTATGCTAGCCCACAgttgaggagaggaggaaaggttGCATTCAAAGTTAATTTATCAAACGTAGTGCCAAATTATGTCCATATCATGTGATGTAACATTTAGCTAGGTAGCTAACCTAGTTAGCTTGTCAGGAACCGTCCTCTCGTTCTTTAAGATAACTGGGGGTTCCTGACTCACGCGAACGTTGCTCACCTCTATTTCAGCTGCCAGCGTCGTTGTGAAACAGAGTCGTCTTCACCCATTTCGGTTAAAAGAACGTCACGTTGCCACCCCAGCCAGCGGTACCGTCCATAAAGGATAAACGTGTTTTTGGACTCAGGCTGAGCTCTCAGCAGGACAAGCTATAAGTCTCATAATGTGCACCACGGTGAACGTAGACTTCACAGATCTATAGAACACTACGCTCCGCGATGGTCGCGCACTAGTGGTGAGAAGAGGCCTGTGCACATGTTGTGCAGATCAGCGGTAATTTGACAGCGTCAAAGCGGCCCTGCCCCCTGCCTCTGACGCAGCCCTGCCTCTGACGCAGCCCTGCCTCTGGCGCCCCCTGGTGGACGCGCCACTGCGGTGCGCTGCAGCTGTCGCATGTAAACAAGAATGTGTAACCTGTGCAAGGTGGCAAAGCGCACGGTGCAAGTGGAGCAACGTGAGCGGACACCATCAGGTATTCAGTACAAAGACATGCGATTTAAAGGAAGTGACCAGGTGAGGCGCTGCAACGACTTCagagagtctctctctctgtctctctcactgtctctctctctctgtctctctctcactgtctctctctctctctctctgcctgtctctctctctctgccccccccactctctctctggGCGGCGTGTTCAGGATAATCCagttctctgttttgttttattctgagGTGACAAACTTGTGAAGCACCTGACCGCCCACAGCAGCGCTCCAGTCTTCCACCGAGGTAAGAGCAAAATAAATCTCTTCTTTAGGCGATATAATATCTGTTTGTCAAAAGAAGTCCTGTGAGTGAATTCTAAAGACGTtttgcacacacatgtatggTTAACTTGGattgttttcatctttaatcGTTGTAAATAATCCCCGTGTGTAAAATGTCCACAGTTTATTCAGACATCTTCAGACAAAAGGTGTTTCCATTTTATAATGCAAACCAAACGAAACcgaaaatgttttatttaacgTTTTTCATTGCcattgcaaaataaaataaaagtcaggGCCAGCCCCATAAAGGAAGTATTATAGTTCAGGAAATAAGACAGACATCATTTGATCCTTTGTGTTTGACAGTCAAAATGGGTTTGAGGTTTTTAGAGATCACAAGTTCATGGACATGTGGAAATAAGTGAGCACACTTACTTTCTATCACATGTTTTGGTCATAAGTTTCTGCAGAAGTTAATGCACAACCATTGTTTCTGATAAATGAGGGGAATCCCACATGCAAAGGTTTcactttcctgtgtgtgtgtgtgtgtgtgtgtgtgtgtgtgtgtctgtgtgcagatgCAGAGGTGGGTAGTGATCTGCTGGGCCCTCCTGGCCATGGTTGGTGCAGAGGAGTGTCCAGATGGAGGGAAATGTGGAGACGGTCAAACCTGCTGCAATGACCCGGCCAACGGCTACGAATGCTGCCCTTTAGACCAGGTAGTCATGGCTGTGCTACCTGCACATTCTGCATTAGAATTTGCCTGAGCAGATACTCTTGGTCCAAGTTGGAGGGAGCTAATTTGACTGACTTTTGTTGTAATCTCACTCTTTGGAATTAGTAATTTAACTTAAGCATGTTCTAACTGAAGCTTTTGGGAGTGCAGATGATGACAGTTGCCATTACAGCGAATGTTGGCAATTTCAAATAGTAGgataaacccccccccccccccccccccatcagtaTCAGATGAAACATAAGATGAAACAATTcatattatacatttaaatgtatatgCAGTTCGTCTTACTCTCAGATATATTTAGAAACCACCAGAtccacattaaaatgttaatagtGTTTAAACAATGCGGGTGTATGTGACATGGTTAAAGAGTTTAAGTTTatgtttaagtttaagttatttttccttttacaaaAGTTGATTTGTGCCCAACACTGTAGTTAAGACTAGAATCGGAGTTGTGGGGATTAGTGGGGTTTAGATGAACCAACATTTTACTAACAATTTAGTTTGTAATCCCAGATGAATGATACAAATTCAGTCGATAAAAACAGCTAAATTAATCTGCTAAATTAGCAGAGTAGTAGCGTAGTTTAACACAAACAGAAGTAGCTGATATTTCAGCTTTTGATTGAAGTGGAATTCACAATTTGGTGTGATTAAACTGCATTTAAATCacttatttaaatgtattaatgtgtAAATCATTGTGTTACAATAAACCCCAGCAAAGCCATAGTACTTCAGCTTTAGTAGAAGACCTATTTGCTTATCACATAGTTAAATGTATATGGATAACTATTCTCCATATGTACTATAAAAGAATGAAGACTGTACAGTGGTACTATTCATGCTGTGGTATTTTACTACTTTACGAGCCAGATAAAGGTTCACTTCTCATTCAGCCGGTGAGATAGCAGTTTTAAAACTTTGGTAGTCAAAGTGCTTCCACTACTGCTATCCTCGCAGGCTGAGTGCTGTGAGGATCATGCACATTGCTGTCCTGGAGGAACAGTCTGCGATACAGCCACGTCCAGCTGTATGAACGCCACTGCGTCCATCCCCTGGGTGGAGAGAACTTCTGCTGATCAACCCAGACTCTCTAAAGTAAGAATAATAGACACAACAATGCTGAGTAAGAATTTGGTGTATTTAAGGAGAGTATCCGGTGTAAGATTGTTCCTCTGTCCCACCCTGTCCATGCAGTCCTTCAGGATGATCAGGACATACATGGGGGAGGAAGATGATAACATCTGTCCTGATCAGTCACGATGCCCACCTGAGTTTTCCTGTCTGAGGGCCTTGACAAGGTTTGGCTGTTGCCCCCTAGATCAGGTAATCAAACCTTGTTCAAAACAGATACAACATGCAACATTTTTCAGCAACAAACATTAGCACAATGATCTGGAAAATAGAGGTAGTAACCACCCAACATGTATTGATAAATTGTATATTTAAGGTTTTCTTCATAAAGAATAGCTAATTGACATGACAACCTGgagatacacagacagaaaccatGAAACCAAGTTAATGGAGTCCATTGGTTTTCTACTCATGTAACAATACTGTCATAAGTTCATATGTTACTATATGCAAAACTAAGATTTGTTCTGAAAAAGCCCAGTTACTTCCTGTCACAAAGAGGATCTCTCCTTGTTTGGTTGACAAACTAAGCTGTTTCACTTCATCACAAAGACAAGTTAGACTTCTGCTATTATGGGGTATTTCATAAAGAAACTGCAACTCTATAATACACAATGCAGTGCAGAGACCAGTAAACCAAAGGTCAAACTGTGTGGCACTTTAGATTCCTTCACCTGAGTAATACTGCAAATATCAAACCTTTGTTTCTTCAAAGAaatattaattgattaattgtaaaGGGAGAATGCATTTATTAAGACAGTTGTTTTGAGTGACTTCCTTACCCCCTGACAGGGAGTACCCTGCTCTGATGGGAAACACTGTTGTCCTGAGGGCCAcaaatgcagcacagacagcCACTCCTGCATCAAAAGAGGTGAAACTCTTCTACTTACTACCACAACGTATTCCTAGAGTGTATGAAAAACTGTCATGCACAGCCCCTAAGCGGAGTAAATGACATGGAGTTTCCCAAGGCCCCTGCCTCGAGCCTCTTCTGTTCAACATCTACAAGGTTCCTCTAATtcagattacaaaaaaacacagagattaTTATAGTGATATTGAGAACCGAACACATGAGTGATTGGATGTTCTCCTTTTTAAACAAAGATGAAAGACTGGTTTACATTATTGGTTTACAAACCATGCAACagttcaaaaatacatttctaattGGACATAGTCTGGTTCAGGTCTGCTTACTGTCCCCAGAGTCCAAACTAAACATgtagaagcagtattcagtTTCTGTGCACCACATATCTACAGCAAACTCTCAGACACTGCTCCAACTCTCAGTTCTTCAAAATGAAGGTGTGAAACTTTTCTGGTTTTCACTGCCTGACtatttattcataattttatctgttttattcagttttagtgttttttttgtcttattttatctttttacattaccttgtgttttatttgtacatttcagtACCTTTTTTATCtcttatgtaaagcactttgaatttcTGATACACACAAATAATACTGCACAAATACAACAACAGACCTTCCTTTCTCTACAAATAAACTCACCTCACTCTGAttgactttttttcctttacctcAATGCCCCTAAACTTATCAttggaaacattttttatttgaatttgccTGTCATGTTGTTGCAGACCTTGTGACTACAGTTCTGTGCAGTGACAGAGTGTCAGAGTGTCCAGATGAAACCACCTGCTGTGAAACCCCAGAGGGCACATCGGCCTGCTGTCCCATGCCACAAGTATGTCACCCTATACCATAAATTAGAttataaatgaggaaaaagtcaAATGATGGATTTGCATGTCCTGCCCATGTCCAGTAATTGTGACTTTACAGTGTGTTATCATGTGTGGTTCCAAGGTGATCCTCCACGTGTCTTTATTGTCTCCACAGGCTGTGTGCTGCGACGATAAGTTACACTGCTGTCCTGAGGGGAGCACATGTGATGTTGAACACAAcaaatgtatttcatcatctacCAGAAAAGAGATGCCAATGTGGGCCAAACTCCCTGCGAGGATGAGAGCAGAGTGGGAGGACCAGATAggtcagatttgtttttgtctcgCTGTAGACTTCCTCATCCTAATTAATCATTGtctaatgtgagtgtgtgttcatgtggcctgatctgtgtgtctgtccactTTCAGAGGGTGTACAAGTGACTGCAAAGGCAGCTGTTGATGGCGGCTCAGAAAACGCCCCCAGAGCCACCACCGTGAATACAGTTCCTCCTACACAAGAGGATGTATCTGTGTTATCTGTCactacagcagctgcaggtgagaTGTTTGTTATGTTTCAAAGCTCAAAGGTACAAATACACCAACAGACCTTTCTTgtagcagacattttgattttaacattgataatggctgcattccatttaaaGTAGGTGTGTCTTAGAGTGAATTAGTTACTGGCTGCAGTATTTCCTGACAAAATGTATGGTGTGGGAAAGGTCAATCGAGGCTAAAATGAAGTACATTAGTGCATTAGTACTGTATGCATTAGATATGGTAGCATGTTACCATTACCAATTCTTGTCTATCTTTAGTGCTACTAACCAGGGCCCATCATGTCTATGTTTAAGGTCTAACAAATGTATTTCCTTCCCCATATAATGTATtagtaatattaatatttgaacTCATGGCATTAACATCACCAACTGTCCATAGTGTGAAACACCAAAGGCACCAAATCAGGAACCCACTTGTAAAAACAGCTCTCTCTAAGGGCACTATCACCATAATTATCGTTACCATATTTTAAAGGTGCATTTAGGTCACTTGGGATGTATGAATGTACCTTTCCAGGTGCAATAGTGGGGTTACAAAATGGATTGTCAAGACAAGGCAATATATTAAACCTGTGTTACCCCAGTGacatgtttctgtcattttaaattttattttgtagtagttTTCTCTGCATGTGGACAGATTTCAGATCTGAAGGAAACATTATGATCATTATTAATGTTTCTAGGCAATGATGTCCGCTGCGATGACACAGTAGCCTGTCAAGATGGATACACATGCTGTAAAACCAAAGAGGGAGGCTGGAATTGCTGTCCTCTACCAGAGGTATATATTTGGCTGCCTTTTTTCaaatttaactttgtttttaaaggggttGTTGCCAAtacattaatgttttttatcatATCATTTCCAGGCTGTTTGTTGTGAAGATTTCATTCACTGCTGCCCAAAAGGTATGACGTGTAACCTGGCTGCCCAGACATGTGATGAAAAAACTTTCTCTGTGCCGTGGGCTGAGAAGGTACCCACAATGCCCAGGCAGGTGGCACAGGGGGCTGTTGTATGCAACTCCACCTTCAGTTGTCGTGATGGTTCCACCTGCTgcaagaggaaaacaggaggcTGGGCCTGCTGTCCTTTCGTTCAGGTAAACATACAGAGAAACATGGACACACTCATGATCCAAATCCATTTTTTTAGACTTTGCTTACCAAAATCTCTTACCAGTCTACATTTTGATGGAAGCAAAATATACTGAAGAGCATGCAAATCGTTTTAAACTTGGCTTTGCTTTGATAATTCTCTCAAATCAAATTCATGCATCCAATTATCACTTGGCTGAAAATATTGTCGACATTGTGTTCAAAAGGCGGTCTGTTGTGATGACCATGAGCACTGCTGCCCCGCTGGCACCACCTGTGACCTTGCCACCCTCACCTGTCAGAGCGCCTCAGGCTCAACACCCATGCATCAGAAGATACCTGCATTTGTCACAGCGGCACCCACTGCTGAAAGCACACCGcaaatggaggaggaggaggctgaggaggacgaggtgatgacaggggaggaggaggaggaggaggaggaagaggagaacaaAGACGCAGAGGGCAGGATTCAGTGTGACGCCCACACCAGCTGCCCTCAGTCCACAACCTGCTGCTTGATGACCTCATCCCAAAGGTGGGGCTGTTGCCCGCTGCCCGATGTGAGTACTGCTTCTTCACAACATCTCTGACTTCCAGTAACACACATGAATTAGCTGTAAGCTGGTACAAGGATGTTTAAAGTGTTTATCAATGGACAGtcaagaaaaaagaacaactttttttttatattattacaacTGTGTTTTACTACACATAAACCCTGTTTAAATCTACTTTATAGTGTGGTATAAACCATTTATTCACCATTTATATCCATCTTATGAATATTAAACAGGGTGGGTGAATGTAAAGTGTTACCATGATTATTTgttctattaaaaaaataaatatacagatAAACAGTCTCTGTGTAGGACAGTACTGCAACTAACTGAATGGTATCCCTTTCTCAAATCCCAAGAGGTAAACAACAGTATTATCATGATGACACATCAGTTAATTAATGCACTTTAACTTGTAGGATATCACCACCCCACACCATGTTTTTCGTGTTATTCACTTGATAGAACTGGGAAAGCAGGATTGATGGCATAAAAGTAGCACTTCTGCTCTCACTTCTCCCCAGGCGGTGTGCTGCGCTGACGGAAACCACTGCTGCCCCACCCACTACAAGTGTAATGAGCACATGACCTCGTGTGTCAAAGGAGAAGTGGTGATTCCATGGTACACCAAGCTTCCAGCCACCACCAGCATCGAGGCTGATCCCAACTCTGTGCAGTGCGACAGTCTGAAACAATGTCCCGAACACACCACCTGCTGCCGGCTGTTCACGGGCGAGTGGGGCTGCTGCCCACTGCAAAATGTGAGTGTGCAGCTGCTACTTTGACATGATAATGCAAGATGCACTTTCAGTATACATGAGGTTTGTCAGGGtttgttaatgtaaaataaGGGATGTCACTAACCCTGTacatgctgtgtctgcaggctgtgtGCTGCCAAGATAAGGAGCACTGCTGCCCGCAGGGTTACACCTGCAACATCGCCTCTAACTCCTGTCAGAAGGTCATCATGATGCAGCTGGAGACCGTCCCGCTGACACCGGTGTATCTGCCCAGCTCCGACTATCAACCTGAGCCCGGTCTGTTAAAGCAGAGAGAAGTCAAGTGTGATGACACGACCAGCTGCAAAGATGGAGAGACCTGCTGCAGGACATCCACTACCACATGGGGCTGCTGTCCATCTCCTAATGTATGATACACAGCAACCACTTCAACCTTCAAACAAACAGCTCTTGCTGAAAGTTGGATTGTTATAGCTCttatgtctgtacagtaaatatgaagctattgtaggcagctggttagcttagcttagcttagcataaagactggaaatggggggAAACAGCTCCCCTGGCTCTGTGTTAGCTttagttacattaaaaaaagaagtatttTACATTAGAAGCATAACAGACagcatataaaaaaatacacaatacacaaaaaaaatccatctaTCAGCTGCAGtatagttactagttacttcataaataaagttattatattataaaatgtatGATCAGCTTACAGAGATATGGTCCATTGCTATAGTTCAGACTAAACAACACTATATAGCCATAATGAGACTTGTACCTTTGATACATATGAACATTTGCTGAAGACACttactgtacttttacttgtgcTATGTTCTTGTAATGGAGTATGTTTATACTGTAGTATTGCTACTTAACCACTAGTTAACATTGTTACATGCCTCGCTCCTCTCCACAGGCAGTGTGCTGCAGCGACATGAAACACTGCTGCCCCGCCACCTACTCCTGCACTGAGGGTGGAGGCTGCATCCAGAACACCAGGCTTCACTGGTACCGCTGGCCCATGTTCTTCGCCGACAAAAAGAGAGCTCTTAGAGTGTGAAACCATCCCCCCTGCATTTGTTTCAGCATGCATTGCACCAATGGAAAATAATGTGAAGGGATTTTATGATAATTGCTGAATGCTTTGTGCTTAGATCTTTGTTATTTGTTAAGCACACAGTTTGATACTTGAAACTGTACTCCATCCTTAAAGAATTAACAGTAACACTCCACAGGACACATGACTTTATTTCCTGTCAGTCATCTGTCTCTCTACACTCTGCTTCAGCCGCTTTGTGTTGCTAAGTGCACTTCTCTGCCAATAATCAGTCACAATCCGGGGCATAATCTGACatcatattattttaattgttattTTGAATATGAATCTGCTGTTTTTTGGTCGGTGGGCTACATGGTTTAGTGTTTAGATATATTTGTGGCATTATCTGTAATGAGTTTTCATTTGTCATCTTTCCTGGAATGatggtttaaaataaaatacacacaccaacatgcaaACATGGAGAAATACATGTCTGGTGCAGCTTCACCCCTTAAGGACTCTCTGCATTCTCCATAAAACCAGTAAACTTGCTGTTACAATATAACAATGTGTCAAATTAGTCTTTGAAATTGATTTTGCTGGTCTGGCAACATGAAtattaactaaaataaaataaaaaaacgttATGGAGATGATAAAatgatgtttgcttgtttttccttATAATTACAAAATGGAATTCCACATTTGagccttttattttcttttggtgATGTATGGTTTATTATCCTGGTTCATCAGGCCTCCCCTTAGTAGAGTTAAAAATAGAAACTAAATTGTGCCaatacatttaatgaaatatgaaaacttACTACTTGAATGAAAGGAATGAATATATAATAAGAAATCAAACAATATGAAGGGATAACTTTAGGAATGCTGCTGGAATGTGCTGTACAAACTATAAATAAAGGTAATATGGGCATAAACTAACAATATAATTTTCATAGGAATGTATTTATTGTGCTATTTACAATACGTatgtacattttcattattcaaaatgaattatttaaattattaaaatcttAAACATGGGAATTATTTAAGAACCATTATTTTTAGGCGTATGCAATAGTTATTTTCTCAATTGATGTACAATATATTACACAGTGGTGGGATGTAATGGAGTATTATTGTTTTGCTGATAATAATTCTCTACTTTTGCTCAAGTTAAATTTTTAAtacattgattttattttacttcattgCACGCAAAAGAGACGGAGCTCCACAAGGAACTAATGCTATTCACTTATCAATGAAGCCAATCACTTAAAAAAATGACTTGGATGACTTCCAGTTTTCTGCTTCTAAACTTAGACAAAGCTGAACTTATTGTgcttggccccaaacaccttagaCACCCAAACTAATCACACAGCTACTCT
This genomic window from Pempheris klunzingeri isolate RE-2024b chromosome 17, fPemKlu1.hap1, whole genome shotgun sequence contains:
- the grna gene encoding granulin a isoform X2; protein product: MQRWVVICWALLAMVGAEECPDGGKCGDGQTCCNDPANGYECCPLDQAECCEDHAHCCPGGTVCDTATSSCMNATASIPWVERTSADQPRLSKSFRMIRTYMGEEDDNICPDQSRCPPEFSCLRALTRFGCCPLDQGVPCSDGKHCCPEGHKCSTDSHSCIKRDLVTTVLCSDRVSECPDETTCCETPEGTSACCPMPQAVCCDDKLHCCPEGSTCDVEHNKCISSSTRKEMPMWAKLPARMRAEWEDQIGQILTAKAAVDGGSENAPRATTVNTVPPTQEDVSVLSVTTAAAGNDVRCDDTVACQDGYTCCKTKEGGWNCCPLPEAVCCEDFIHCCPKGMTCNLAAQTCDEKTFSVPWAEKVPTMPRQVAQGAVVCNSTFSCRDGSTCCKRKTGGWACCPFVQAVCCDDHEHCCPAGTTCDLATLTCQSASGSTPMHQKIPAFVTAAPTAESTPQMEEEEAEEDEVMTGEEEEEEEEEENKDAEGRIQCDAHTSCPQSTTCCLMTSSQRWGCCPLPDAVCCADGNHCCPTHYKCNEHMTSCVKGEVVIPWYTKLPATTSIEADPNSVQCDSLKQCPEHTTCCRLFTGEWGCCPLQNAVCCQDKEHCCPQGYTCNIASNSCQKVIMMQLETVPLTPVYLPSSDYQPEPGLLKQREVKCDDTTSCKDGETCCRTSTTTWGCCPSPNAVCCSDMKHCCPATYSCTEGGGCIQNTRLHWYRWPMFFADKKRALRV
- the grna gene encoding granulin a isoform X1; translated protein: MQRWVVICWALLAMVGAEECPDGGKCGDGQTCCNDPANGYECCPLDQAECCEDHAHCCPGGTVCDTATSSCMNATASIPWVERTSADQPRLSKSFRMIRTYMGEEDDNICPDQSRCPPEFSCLRALTRFGCCPLDQGVPCSDGKHCCPEGHKCSTDSHSCIKRDLVTTVLCSDRVSECPDETTCCETPEGTSACCPMPQAVCCDDKLHCCPEGSTCDVEHNKCISSSTRKEMPMWAKLPARMRAEWEDQIEGVQVTAKAAVDGGSENAPRATTVNTVPPTQEDVSVLSVTTAAAGNDVRCDDTVACQDGYTCCKTKEGGWNCCPLPEAVCCEDFIHCCPKGMTCNLAAQTCDEKTFSVPWAEKVPTMPRQVAQGAVVCNSTFSCRDGSTCCKRKTGGWACCPFVQAVCCDDHEHCCPAGTTCDLATLTCQSASGSTPMHQKIPAFVTAAPTAESTPQMEEEEAEEDEVMTGEEEEEEEEEENKDAEGRIQCDAHTSCPQSTTCCLMTSSQRWGCCPLPDAVCCADGNHCCPTHYKCNEHMTSCVKGEVVIPWYTKLPATTSIEADPNSVQCDSLKQCPEHTTCCRLFTGEWGCCPLQNAVCCQDKEHCCPQGYTCNIASNSCQKVIMMQLETVPLTPVYLPSSDYQPEPGLLKQREVKCDDTTSCKDGETCCRTSTTTWGCCPSPNAVCCSDMKHCCPATYSCTEGGGCIQNTRLHWYRWPMFFADKKRALRV